From the genome of Tachysurus fulvidraco isolate hzauxx_2018 chromosome 14, HZAU_PFXX_2.0, whole genome shotgun sequence:
gtgtaatatcatttatttactgAATGTTTGAAGTCTTTAAAGCCAAGAAATAATTTACTAATAGtatttgacatttaaaaaaaaaaaatctatccatttatttaaaaatatctacAGATTACATTTTTGGTTTAGAGCAGAACAAAACAACCCTGAGCATTAGCCACATGAATCCACTCTGAgctaatgataaaaaaaaaacaaaaaaaaaaacgacttcACCTAGTGACAAAATTACGAATGAACcataaccatccatccatcaatccatcttctaccgcttatccggggccctTTCTAAGCTCTAAAGACAGTGTAATCAATGTTATACAACATTTAATAAGCTAGAACTTTGAACCTGGTGTATATTCGGTCTAATAAGTCTTAATTCATTCCTCAGGAGGATTAAATGTAGTGTTGTTGTGTTCcaatgtaattttattattttatatttccagATTCTCACATCCATAAGTGAATGAAATCAATTTTAAATTTAGTTCAAGTAAAAAGGGGTATTCAGGGATGGATTCGAAGAGAAGACTAATGTAAGTATAGATTTTTACATGTCAAAACAAGCCACTTTAGCTTTAAATAATTTCCACCATAAGCGGAATTACATTTCTTGAAATGTAGTGAAATGACAGCAATGCATCTATTAGAAAaacagtgtgtatttgtgagtatACCTGGTTTAAGAACGTCAGTGTTCTGGTAAAAGCCACTCTAGCATAAGGTAGAACAGGAAGTTGTGGAGATCCACGTCCATGCTGTGATGCCACTCGGAATGCCTCTAACACACGGTGTCTTACCATAAGTCGTGTGTTTGGGTGTCCCGCTAGATTGAggtgcacatacacacttggGTAGAGTGCTGTGGACTGCTGCCATAAAAATGACAATCTGTCATTCAGTGCCACTGCTCTAGGTTTGCACTGCCCAGTGTACTCACTATCTACTGTCCTCTGGTCATTATAGCAACCAGGGTATCCATAAAACCCCCACAATCCCTTGGGACGAGCCTCAACTCCGAGTTTCAGCGTTTCTTCCATGTAGGACCGTGCCGCTTTCTCAAACTCAGTCATTGCCAATGATGTTACTTCCTCCTCAGACATATCTGGATGCTTCTCTCTTACCAGTTGCTTAGACAGATCAATGTAGGCGTGTCGGGTTCCGTAGTTGCGGATCCATTGAGGATCCCACTTCTCCCAGTCCACCACAGCCAACCCGCTGAAACTATTCTGTAGAAGCCCTCGGATCTGTTCCTCTGATAGTGCAAGGTGTCTGCCAAGATTGCCCTTCTGAGGAACCCCGCCATTCACACTCAAGCCCTCACGACTGATATATGGATACAAACCAAGTTGGCATTCATAAAAAAGACTTATGTTTTCACCTTTGAATCTCTGTTCTGCATTGTATATGATGCCATGCTGGCGCAGGGGCAGTGAAACGTCAAACACACGCTGGCATTTTGAAGTAGGCATGTTCCACACTACTGAAAAACCCTGTTTCCTGATGACAGAGCCACTGTCTGAAACAATGCCACTGAAAAACAGGGTGAAGATCAGCAGTGAGGACCTGCAAAACAAGATGGCTCTTCCTGTGGAACAGACACAGCACAATCACAAATCTAATTTAGCAACATTCAAACACAAACCttatttagaaaaatgtatgtaaattattttcacTGTAATGAAAACCATAAGGGAAGCAAGTCAGACACAAATCAAGTCATATctttaattataaatacaacGTTATGCGGTTTGTTCCACTAGTGCAGTAAGTTGCTTCCTCACATCTGCCTGTGTGGACTTTCTCAGCATGTGCTCAGGGATGTAAATACCACTGATTATCTCCTTACAATAACAGATGTCAAGAGGTTATGTATATTACACAGCACGTTCTTCAAAGTTAATGAGttggaaacaggaaaaataagCATGTGAAAGGATCTGACCAACATTGACAAGGACTGttgtgatggctagatgactgggtcagagcatctatAAAAAGTGGCAGGTCTAGTGGGGTGTTTTCTGTATGCAGTGTTTAGTATCTACCTAAAATGGAATAACAAAGGACCATTCAAAACTGGTGACCTGGTGGCAAGGTCATAGTCACCCAAGTTTCATTGATGCACATGGGGAGCGAACGCTAGCCTGTTTGGTCTATTCCACAAAAGAGCTACTGTCACACAAATTGCAAAAAGAGTTTATGTTGACTACACCAGAAAGGTAGAACAGGTGGTGCAGCCATATTAGGCTGCGTAGCTGCAGATCACTCAGAGTGCCCATGCAGAACCCTGTCCACCACTGAAAGCCCCCACAATGGATCAGTGAACATCAAAATTGGATcatggagcaatggaagaaggtgaTCTGGCCAACATATGAAAGATGGATAATCAAGTAGTCCCAGGTCCAATAAGAATCTGAATAGCTTGTGGAAATCTTCATTGTCATCTAACAATTCAACATACCTACTTTATCCAGCTTGCATGGATGAAGACCAAACCACACATGTAAATGACATCTGAGAGGAAGCTCACTCTGATCTCTGAGTTTATCTCAGTGTAGACAAAGGAATAATGGTAAATCAGCCAGTCTGTAAAGTATGATTGTAAATTTGAACTGAAAAATTATGCACCAACCAGTCACATGAATACACTACTAGCATCCGCTGCTGACATCAATCAAGATCACACAATTTCAGTGGCTTTCACACATTCTATACGATAACGAAAGAAACAAGTTAGTCAGTTATTGTATGAAGCAAATACAGATGCTGAAGTGACATGGTGGATTTAAAACTGGTTGTCATGAGCTCGAGACAGTTTACTTGTTTGTTCTCTGCTAGCTCTCAACATGCCTGGTTTGGGGAACACTGGTCTATTAAATGATGAGAAGACTGCAACTACTAAGAACATAGAGACAGCCTTTGGCAGGCAGCATTTCTTGTGACCTATGAAAAATGAAGTCAAATATACTCGGTGATAAATAAACTATTTCATAAAAGGACACAAAATAGCCTTATTGCAGTTTTAtttcaaacacaatacaaaaacaataatttatcCAATTTAATGTCTTGGCAGTGTTATTTGGTATAAAGTCAACATGATGGCATGtttataaaatcttttaaaactcAGAATGCTATACTAAGGCACATTCAGTCACACTTCACAGAGATAATTTCAATACTGATTATTTATGTTGAAATACCCTGAGACATAATAGACCTTAAACACactctgatgtgtgtgtctatgtgtgtctgagtgatgCATGTCTATATCAGATGTTCTTGTGCATCCAGAAAACAGGCAGTCCTCGAGGATCTGTGTATGGTGTCTGTTCCAGAGTCTGTTCAACAGGAACCCATAAAGATGGGGGAAGAGCTGGGGCAGGTGGTGGGACAGAAGGGGAAGGGCACAATGGAGAAGGAGGAAGTTTgggtggtggaggaggtgggTGGACTGCTGAAGTAGAAGAAGAGTGGGAGGAGAGATGAGAGGGAGATACAGAGACTGTATTTAGCAGAGGcggagggggaggagggggaggaagTGGTGGTAAAGGGAGATTATTGTTGGGTACTACTGTATGATTCTTCCTCTCTTTCACCACACTCTCCTCACTCTCAGCTGTCCTGCAAAACTTATGCAGAAGTTCCATCGGCATGAGGGAGGCCAACGTGCCCACATTCTGTACAGGTTGTGAGAGCTCAAAGCCCAGGTGGGCATAGAAGTACTGCTTATCGTGAGTGGTGAGGTAGAGCCGAGTGAAGCCTCTGGTGCGGGCATAGCACTCCACTCCCTCCATCAATGCCCGGCCATAGCCCTGCCCCCGCAGCTCATCCCGTACCACCACCGATTCCACAAATGCACTTCGGCTGCCTAGAACACGCGATACCCGGGCATGCCCTATCAACATATCACCCTTTAAGAGGACAAGACATGCTGGGTAGCTGTCACTAGACTGGCGGAGCGAGTGGAGCCGTGCTCCCATGCTGCGCTGCCACTGGGTGTTCAGAAGATCAGCACATGCCTCCAGAAGGTCCCAGCGATGGTGAAGAGGGACGATAGAAACAGCCGAAGGGCTAAATTCACCGTCACACCTGCACACATGGCCATGGGCAGGAATCAACATGGGGATCAAGGTTTAAGAGCTTTTAAATGACATTTGGATTGCAGTGGGGTGCGGTTAGATTTGGTACAACAAGCTTCTTTCTGGGTTTCAAGAAACTGACCAGAAATGTAAGATTTGCGGTCGGTTTAGTAATGAAAGATGATGGTGGAAGTGTTAGAATGCAATATTTGAGAACAATGCAAGCTCTGACGACATCATGCCAAGAATCGAGCAGAACTGTGTTTCACATTCTACTTTTCACATTCTACTGCATATACAAGTctacatttttttaagaaaagggaacacaaatataaaaaaaacaacagtttgcAAAGATCACCTCTCTCTTGCAAATGATTTGTCTTGCAATATTTTGTGTTCCATTTTCATCAAAAGTGTTGACCACACAAGGGCAGTTATAGATGCTTTAACACCTCCTGACCACAGAAATGTTGAGCATATTAGAGAATTCACTCACAGCCGTTCTCTTTAGCAGAGCTGCTTCTATACATAATGTCTATTAGCATTACATGTATGGTTTTATTAATTTAAGTGAATTAGTTTAACTAATCAATAACATCATCTTGGTGaccaataatttattttttccatttatagATACAAATGTAGTGCAAGCCTACCCAAATGTCTCTCACTGGCACGTCACATATAACTAAATAACTTTTCCACAGCTACCATTTACTACaacagtatcagtatcagtatcagaatcagaattattagccaagtgtgttgacacacacaaggaatttggttccagcagtttgtgactctcaaaggtacaggcataaataacactatacaagaaaacaatgcagacgatgagatacaatatagacataaaatatgaatatagaatgaataaaatatctaaaatatgaaCAATCAGTTATGAATCGTtacattaattaaacatttaacattaacgTAAACAATCATTAAGAGGAATGTCTGACAAGTAAAGCCAGAATTTATCTTAACTTGGTAGACCCAGAGTGTCTGTGGTGTGGAAATAACAATGCTGTATTTCTTGAAAGTAAAACACAATTAAACTCATGATCATACTAGaagtaatgtttttaatttccGTTACATTTTTACAACCCAACAACGCACACATCTCGTCCATTTCAGTACTATTTAGTCCTGACAGTCGGCCTTTAAGTCTTAAACTCTCGCTAAGCTACACTGTTCCGACAGAAAGCAAATGCCTATAGACTTACCCATAGTGATGCGTGTCCAATAGCAGCAAGACCAAAGtgagtctctcacacactttcacagcAAAAAGTGTTAGTGAAATGTCATCAGAATCAGGAAATAAGAAGTTGTCTATTCATACTTGAAGGTGTGAATTGTTTAAGTTTCCTGAAACAGCTTATATGTTGAGTTTATAAGCTTATAAGTTCAGTTTAAGactttttaatttgatttagcAGAATTGTGGGGTAATATGgtgaaaagagaggagagaaaacatTAGTTAGGCAATGTACATTGTGGCATGTCATCACTCAGACCAGCTAGCATGAACAAAGACGTTTAGATAAGAGCTGTGTTTCATGCTGGGTCTCACTGAGAATTTTAACCTCATAAAGGCTTGTTACTAAAGAATGCATGTAAACATGAGGTGATACCAACCTGCA
Proteins encoded in this window:
- the hyal3 gene encoding hyaluronidase-3 isoform X1, which translates into the protein MGRAILFCRSSLLIFTLFFSGIVSDSGSVIRKQGFSVVWNMPTSKCQRVFDVSLPLRQHGIIYNAEQRFKGENISLFYECQLGLYPYISREGLSVNGGVPQKGNLGRHLALSEEQIRGLLQNSFSGLAVVDWEKWDPQWIRNYGTRHAYIDLSKQLVREKHPDMSEEEVTSLAMTEFEKAARSYMEETLKLGVEARPKGLWGFYGYPGCYNDQRTVDSEYTGQCKPRAVALNDRLSFLWQQSTALYPSVYVHLNLAGHPNTRLMVRHRVLEAFRVASQHGRGSPQLPVLPYARVAFTRTLTFLNQTDLENTLGEVASLGATGVVLWGEMAFAKSKQQCVLLRDYIRSVLGVYVDALHRGVAHCSKSMCSAKGRCVRRNPHSGHMIAQLDTSRKFDHDLRANFKCVCFEGWSGERCENFMDVK
- the hyal3 gene encoding hyaluronidase-3 isoform X2; this encodes MPTSKCQRVFDVSLPLRQHGIIYNAEQRFKGENISLFYECQLGLYPYISREGLSVNGGVPQKGNLGRHLALSEEQIRGLLQNSFSGLAVVDWEKWDPQWIRNYGTRHAYIDLSKQLVREKHPDMSEEEVTSLAMTEFEKAARSYMEETLKLGVEARPKGLWGFYGYPGCYNDQRTVDSEYTGQCKPRAVALNDRLSFLWQQSTALYPSVYVHLNLAGHPNTRLMVRHRVLEAFRVASQHGRGSPQLPVLPYARVAFTRTLTFLNQTDLENTLGEVASLGATGVVLWGEMAFAKSKQQCVLLRDYIRSVLGVYVDALHRGVAHCSKSMCSAKGRCVRRNPHSGHMIAQLDTSRKFDHDLRANFKCVCFEGWSGERCENFMDVK